A window of the Parambassis ranga chromosome 17, fParRan2.1, whole genome shotgun sequence genome harbors these coding sequences:
- the LOC114449550 gene encoding zinc finger protein 69 homolog, producing the protein MANSVAFQSKLTSIMEMLTKTAVLEISKLWEDGFALVQMELRRRESEIEALNRKLMSMENERLTVLSQTANKSSSSFSKREQQNKLLPPAGDGPTIESVQTLSSDQIVRDKADTSGHSTSPSAQAEEKQSEQVKSDRCSSADREDDDDDLIVKLEDEDDVQIVEQIVDSDHSNNDGAGHHEMDLSHQSAAEVMEEPEAQQWLSVSVGDSDTADDSDCFFEPKQLSQNLDSEILLIQNALDIFDNSAETAYSDRFMQDNGTVQGASTKSRAPVTFSQSQPSQAINTPERGLSVRFHSEKQQQTKNMSALNPDNRFFLLNDPELQKTIASRRIKEKWYICPFCGKSFDRISHLEIHQRIHTGEKPYSCDTCGKCFSQRSNLRTHQRTHKEALTQNAV; encoded by the exons ATGGCCAACTCTGTGGCTTTCCAGAGCAAGTTAACCTCGATCATGGAGATGCTAACTAAAACAGCCGTGCTAGAAATCAGCAAACTGTGGGAGGACGGCTTCGCTCTGGTCCAGATGGAACTTCGTCGTAGAGAAAGTGAGATTGAAGCGCTGAATAGAAAGTTAATGTCGATGGAGAACGAGCGGCTGACGGTCCTGTCTCAAACTGCAAATAAGTCCTCATCATCTTTTTCcaagagagagcagcagaacaAGCTGCTGCCGCCCGCCGGTGATG GGCCAACAATAGAATCGGTCCAGACCTTGTCTTCTGATCAGATCGTCAGAGATAAGGCCGACACCTCAGGACATTCAACATCACCGTCTGCTCAGGCAGAAGAGAAACAGAGCGAGCAGGTCAAGTCTGACCGCTGCTCAAGCGcggacagagaggatgatgatgacgactTGATAGTCAAGCTAGAAGACGAAGATGACGTTCAAATTGTGGAGCAGATAGTTGACTCGGACCACAGCAATAATGACGGAGCGGGTCACCACGAGATGGATCTGAGCCACCAGTCTGCTGCTGAGGTCATGGAAGAACCGGAGGCCCAGCAGTGGTTGTCCGTTTCAGTTGGAGACAGCGACACTGCAGACGACTCGGATTGCTTCTTTGAGCCAAAGCAGCTGTCACAAAATCTGGACTCAGAAATCCTACTCATTCAAAATGCCTTGGACATTTTTGATAACTCCGCAGAGACGGCATATTCCGACAGGTTCATGCAGGATAACGGGACAGTGCAGGGCGCATCGACTAAATCAAGGGCTCCGGTGACTTTCAGCCAGTCTCAGCCAAGTCAAGCAATAAACACTCCTGAGAGAGGACTGTCTGTTAGATTCcattcagaaaaacaacaacaaactaaaaacatgtCTGCTTTGAACCCAGACAACAGATTCTTCCTTTTAAATGATCCAGAGCTGCAAAAAACTATAGCGAGTCGTCGCATCAAGGAGAAGTGGTACATCTGCCCGTTCTGCGGCAAAAGCTTTGATCGCATCAGTCACCTGGAGATCCACCAACGAAtccacacaggagagaaaccGTACTCATGCGACACATGCGGCAAGTGTTTTTCTCAGAGGAGTAACCTTCGCACTCATCAGAGGACTCACAAAGAAGCTCTTACTCAAAATGCAGTTTAG